TAAACTTCTTTCACACTTCTTTCCCTTCTTTCACAACCAGTGTCAAACTTCTTTCACATTCACAATCCTAGGGGGGAAAGATTGGTAGTGTACACCACGCTGGGTCTTCCTTTCGTTGCTTTCCTAATGATTTTGATTTTGCCACTTTCTTCCAACGTCCTGACTATTTCACCAAGATCATTTGCACTTGTCCTAAGATGTTTTAAGAGGGCAAAGTGAGGGACGGTCTCGTTTTCACTTTCTCGAATCCAACGAACAGCTTTATTGCACAACTCTTGAAAAGGATTCTCAAACGTATTGTGGTGTGCGTTAAAGAGCATCTTTTGAGTAAGATGGAAGATTAGTCGAACTGCCCACGAGACGGCGTTCTCCCCAATGTGTGGACTCCTGTGGTTCTCGCTGATCGCATAAATCAATGACATCTTACAGATATGCTCATAAGCGCGGCTCCAAACAGTCATGCCTATCGAATCAACTTTAAGTTCTGCTTTGTCATATTCTAAATCAGCTTGCATTCTGGCATCACGGATAGCGGCTCTTGCATCGGTAGAGTATTCAACGGTTGCAACCGTCGGGTGCTCACCACTCAGATTACCAGAACTCGGACTAAACGATTTCCACCTTTCTGCAGTATCAAGAATGCGAACCGGTAAAGCGATTTTCTTTGAATCTTGCCCTTCACCTCGTTTGCCGCTTCCCAAAATAATCATGCGAGAGAATAAGCCATTCGTCAGCATTCGGCCTGATAAGGCTGCATAATAGTGTTGGGGGATGGCTGTGCCGAACACGGTCAAGCAGGGTTGATCAATCTGGGCTGCTTGTTCGAGTCCCGCTTTTTTCCGTATAGAGAATACTGAGTTTGCAGAGGAAAACAGAGTCAGCATAGTACTCATAATACCTTCAAAACGTGCATCCTTAGAATGGCTGATGGATTGAAGAATGCCATCAAACTCATCCGTTTGAAAAATCATATTGGGAGATTGAAAAAGAGTATCCTCAAGTCCCTCGCCGGATGCGAATTTTTCACCTAAACAGTGGATTAATCCAATTTTACTTAAGATTTCAACGTTGACCTTTCGAGGACGGTCTTTACCTGCTCCTGAATTTGCTAATCCAAGTAAATAAAGATTGGTTCGGTTGTCGAACTGATCACTCACCTTGCGACCAGCTAGAAAAGCCTGCAGAACTAAAGCACCGCAAAACGCCAAGACCTGATTGGGATAAGGGGCCGTTTCCAAGGTGTAATCCATCACCTCAGAAATGAAGCCTGGAATACGCAAGAGGCTTTCATCCAGTGGGCCAGGATCTGTGCTTTCTGGCTCTTCATTTTCCGTTTGATCAAACATTTGCTCATACCAGCATTCGGTATCAGCTTGCTTTAATTGATCAGGCTTGTACTTCGCAGCACTTCGGGCAATCTTTTCAATCTCTTGAACGGTTCCAGGCTCTGTGCATTGTTTTTGGTTCATAGTTTGAAGTGCTGCGTTAATCACTTCATAAGTGCAACCAAAATCCCGCATTTTGCAACCAGCTTTGAAAAGCGAGGTGTGCTGTGTTCCCTTCGGCAACTTGTTACCGTCTGGTGGTAATTCAAAGCGTTCCTGTGCCACCTCTTTCAGCTTCTCCACAATCCACTCAGGGGCCTCAGCAAGACTTTCAAGCGGTTCATCCAATCCACATTCCGAAAGCCATTGATAAGCCTCAGAATTGATCTGAGAAGGCGGTGCGACGATGTAACCACCATCTGCTCTCGTATCGACTTTGAGAGCCAGCTTACCGGTTGTGTTCTTCAGATTGGCGTCTGGAGGTTGCCTGAATATGAAATGCCGACCACCACTCGGAGTTTGAGACATGACACCCTGAGACAGGCTTTCCCTGATCTTGGGATTGGTCAACCACTCATTATCAGAGCCGTCGATATCAACGATTAGAAGCCCTTTGGTAGAAATGCCGATGTTGGCAAAAGTATTTTTCTCCCACCATTCGATTATCTGATCTTCATCAGTCGTTGCATCGAGGCACCCCTTGGGAGTAATTGGTTTTTTATCACCGGACCCACAGGGAAATACTGAGTATCCGAGTCCTGCGTATTCGAGGGCTGCTTGAAGTAAGAATTCATTTTGGGTGATCATACCACGTTCCATATCGTCCCTAACCATGAAAGAAATTCAGAAAATCGCCTATACCTAAGAAATCCGCTACTAAGGCTAATTCACCAGATTTGTTTTACCCATCATTGATTTATTCACCACTTTCTTGAATGCAAAGATCTTATTTGCGTCTTTCTCTTCCTGCTCTAACTCCCGATTGAATAAATCAGTATCAATCACATTGTCGATCGCTTCTTTCAAAATTGCCTCCAACTGCTCAGGCTGTAGGGCTTCAACTTCGAAAACATTCTTCCCGTACTTTTTGACGAACTTTTTGTACTGTGCTGAAGATCGCTTGGCTTCCATATTCGGCTGCAGGTAATACTCATCCACTTGCTCGTCGGTCAAAGCCACCTTGATAGGATGAATCTTGTAAATCCCGAAATCGTCACGCATGGAACGAGCAAAACTCTGGGCAATCTCCTCCCCATCCGGGTCAAAGTCACTGACAATCAAAATGATCAGTTTGCCCTTCCCGCTTCGTCGGTATCGCTCTGCCATTTCATAGCGAGGTGTCAGGCTGCAGTACCCTCTGCCTGTTACCGTTGGAATACAGTATTTCATGGCAACACGATTGACGATGGATTGTATCGTGTTTTTCTCGGCGAGGATTTCAACGTGATCTGGCTGTGACTGCATCAGATCACGCCAGTATCCATCCATAAAATGCTTAAGCTGTGATTCCACAAATGATTGTGGACCATCAAACGTTTGCCAGCAGGAAACCGGACGCGTTGGATCTGCGATCGCCTTCATTGAAATTGAGTCTTCTAATCTGGCACGTGCTACAAGATCGGTCAGGCTCTTATAACTTTGCTTATCGTTCTGATAAACGGAGTCAGGCTTTTTAGCATGCTTAAGCGGCGGATCGTTGAGAAGTGCGTAATGGATCTGACGAACGCTTAAGGGTAAATAAGCTCGTCGTTCTCGGATCACATCAAGTACAGCATTCAGGAACGGAGTTTTCGCATCTGAGATACCGCTGCGTTCTTTTCGTCCTTCAATCTGAAATGCTTCAATACCACAACTCGATTTTTGGCGTTGTTCAATCAATGACTGATAGGCATCTGCAGGGTTCTGGCGCGCTAATTCTTCCCGCACCTCTTCATCGAATGACTTCTTACGTTGCCTGTTATGTTCCGCCAGGCGAGCCGTAAACGCCTCTATGTCATCCCCTCGTCTGATTTCTGATAAGATTGCGGGGATCTCTACCAGGCCAGCCAGACGGGCTGCACAGTGCCTCCTGTGTCCTGATTCGATAAAACCGTCTGCCGTGTAGATAATCGGGTTCAAAACGCCATCACACCAGATTGACTTTGAAAGCTTGATAATTTCCGGGTCTTCAGGATCGACGGGTTTGTATAAAATGTCGTTTTCAGGGCTCGGCTTAACCGAGTCGATATCGATGTATTGGATTTGATCTGATTTTGGGACTAGTCCCGTTTTTGCATTTTCCGAAACTGGGACTAGTCCCAATTCTGAGTTTTCAGTGTCTGGAGTCGCTGTTTCAATTGGTTCGGTTACCAAGAGATTTATCCTTGTTTAATGAATTCGGAAAGCAATCTCAGATTCGATGTCCCATGCAGTCAGAACTAGATCCCACCGGGCGTACCACTCCCCGGTTAAATTGAGACTGCACAGGTCAACGAATCACAATTGCAGAATTAAAAAGTCGAGTCGGTCCGTACG
This window of the Gimesia fumaroli genome carries:
- a CDS encoding bifunctional DNA primase/polymerase; this translates as MITQNEFLLQAALEYAGLGYSVFPCGSGDKKPITPKGCLDATTDEDQIIEWWEKNTFANIGISTKGLLIVDIDGSDNEWLTNPKIRESLSQGVMSQTPSGGRHFIFRQPPDANLKNTTGKLALKVDTRADGGYIVAPPSQINSEAYQWLSECGLDEPLESLAEAPEWIVEKLKEVAQERFELPPDGNKLPKGTQHTSLFKAGCKMRDFGCTYEVINAALQTMNQKQCTEPGTVQEIEKIARSAAKYKPDQLKQADTECWYEQMFDQTENEEPESTDPGPLDESLLRIPGFISEVMDYTLETAPYPNQVLAFCGALVLQAFLAGRKVSDQFDNRTNLYLLGLANSGAGKDRPRKVNVEILSKIGLIHCLGEKFASGEGLEDTLFQSPNMIFQTDEFDGILQSISHSKDARFEGIMSTMLTLFSSANSVFSIRKKAGLEQAAQIDQPCLTVFGTAIPQHYYAALSGRMLTNGLFSRMIILGSGKRGEGQDSKKIALPVRILDTAERWKSFSPSSGNLSGEHPTVATVEYSTDARAAIRDARMQADLEYDKAELKVDSIGMTVWSRAYEHICKMSLIYAISENHRSPHIGENAVSWAVRLIFHLTQKMLFNAHHNTFENPFQELCNKAVRWIRESENETVPHFALLKHLRTSANDLGEIVRTLEESGKIKIIRKATKGRPSVVYTTNLSPLGL
- a CDS encoding ParB/RepB/Spo0J family partition protein — its product is MVTEPIETATPDTENSELGLVPVSENAKTGLVPKSDQIQYIDIDSVKPSPENDILYKPVDPEDPEIIKLSKSIWCDGVLNPIIYTADGFIESGHRRHCAARLAGLVEIPAILSEIRRGDDIEAFTARLAEHNRQRKKSFDEEVREELARQNPADAYQSLIEQRQKSSCGIEAFQIEGRKERSGISDAKTPFLNAVLDVIRERRAYLPLSVRQIHYALLNDPPLKHAKKPDSVYQNDKQSYKSLTDLVARARLEDSISMKAIADPTRPVSCWQTFDGPQSFVESQLKHFMDGYWRDLMQSQPDHVEILAEKNTIQSIVNRVAMKYCIPTVTGRGYCSLTPRYEMAERYRRSGKGKLIILIVSDFDPDGEEIAQSFARSMRDDFGIYKIHPIKVALTDEQVDEYYLQPNMEAKRSSAQYKKFVKKYGKNVFEVEALQPEQLEAILKEAIDNVIDTDLFNRELEQEEKDANKIFAFKKVVNKSMMGKTNLVN